The stretch of DNA GGCCCCGCTTGCCCTATGCCATCCTATTTGCAATTGGTGGCTGGAGTGGTGGGAGCCCCACCAATGCCATTGAGGCATATGATGCTCGGGCAGACAGATGGGTGAATGTCACTTGTGAGGAAGAGAGTCCTCGTGCCTACCATGGGGCAGCCTATTTGAAAGGCTATGTTTATATCATTGGGGGGTTCGATAGTGTGGACTATTTCAATAGTGTTAAGCGTTTTGACCCAGTCAAGAAAACCTGGCATCAGGTGGCCCCAATGCACTCGAGGCGTTGCTACGTCAGTGTGACAGTCCTCAGCAATTTTATTTACGCCATGGGAGGCTTTGACGGCTATGTGCGTCTCAACACTGCTGAACGTTATGAGCCAGAGACCAACCAGTGGACACTCATTGCCCCCATGCATGAGCAGAGGAGTGATGCGAGTGCCACAACACTCTACGGAAAGGTGAGACCCCGGGGAAGGCGCAAGTAATGCTTTGTTCTTTGAGGTGGATGGAAAACAGAAGTGGCGGTATTCACCTTGCAATACTAACCCCTTCATCCAATGACTAAGTGGCCCTTTGTAACCATCTTTTACCTATTAAAAAGCAATGTGTGCACATGTGGAAAAAACTCAGACTGCAGACTGGCATCTGAATTGTCCTCAGCCCCCAGCCACCATCTTTCCTTCTACTCCCCAGAAGTAATTTTACTCATCCTGGAACTCTCTTCACACAGGTCTACATATGTGGTGGGTTTAACGGGAACGAATGCCTGTTTACAGCAGAAGTGTACAACGCTGAGAGTAATCAGTGGACAGTCATAGCACCCATGAGAAGCAGGAGGAGTGGGATAGGTGTAATTGCTTATGGAGAACACGTATATGCGGTGAGTTTCTTTCCTACAACAAATTGATAGCCTAGGTTTTCTATTAGCAAATAGGTTTACACTACCAGTGGGAAGTATCTGAAAGCTTCTTATCCACGGAAGATAGTGGAAGAGGGAGGTATGAAATCACGGGTCCCCGGCAAGGAGGGGATCCTCAGTGCACAGAAGCGACGGTTAACAGCCAGTTGTGTTTCCTCTGCTGTCCACAGGTAGGCGGCTTTGACGGAGCTAATCGACTTAGGAGTGCAGAAGCCTACAGCCCAGTGGCTAACACCTGGCGCACAATCCCAACTATGTTTAATCCTCGTAGCAATTTTGGCATCGAGGTGGTAGACGACCTCTTGTTTGTGGTGGGTGGTTTTAATGGCTTTACCACCACCTTTAATGTTGAGTGCTATGATGAGAAGACTGACGAGTGGTATGATGCTCATGACATGAGTATATACCGCAGTGCTCTGAGCTGCTGTGTGGTACCAGGGCTGGCCAACGTTGGGGAATATGCAGCTAGACGGGACAACTTCACAGGACTAGCACTGCGAGATGAAGTAAAGTACTCTGCCTCGACAAGTACCCTACCTGTATAAGCCTCTTCATATTAGCTAATAAAAAGTCTAAGCAAtaagaattaattctttttttaaataaatgcagtgTTTAAACTTGTAAGAGTACTGGAAAATGTTCAACTTAAGGGAGCCAAGGGTTGGATGACAGAAGGGAGTACgaggggaagaaggaagcaaTTATATTCAATGGTCCAtaattaaaaggagaaatcaCAGTGCAAGTCAGctctaaagaaatacatttatttaaaacttacatCAAGACGATTAGTAGCTCTAACACAGAACAAGGTAGCTTTAGGAACATAAAACAAGCTATTTTACAAGGTAATGTCTCAGACTGTCCTAAATTCTACATCTCTGACTTAATTAAAGGGAGACAGTCAAGATTATACTTGCGGTAAGACAGGGGCTCAATACTGCTAGCCCAGAAAACCCACTGTATCAACTTGAACtaagtatttattttacatataattcaATGAGCCCTTGCACATAGACCGTAAGATCTTCAACCACACAACAAGCACTACTTTTCAATGAGTGCAAGTGCATTAGGCTGAAGATTAAGTTAACAAGTGCTCTACTGTATGTGCTTCACGGTCAGACATTCGCAGTAATGGCCATATAGAGTAAGACAAGCCCAACAAAGGTAATCAACAGAGAGCAGTTATTTGGCTATCTAATTAAACTCCTTGAAGCAAAATGACTACTATATTGTGTTACTGTCACTGTATTACATCACTGGGCTATGAGCTGTTTTGTTTCCAATGACCAAAACATGGTATAATATAAgcattataataaaaacaaaaatggactATTCTCAAGAAAGTAACAAGCTGGAGTGAAAAACTGTGCCAAAATGTTTAACAATTTGAAAAAGGAGAGACTGAATTGTTTCTCCAAATAGTCTAAGGTTAAATGACAACCTATAAACACCCTATTTTTCTAGTGTTGGCAGAGGACTTGCTTCACAATTCTTCATATTTGGAAAAGACATGAAATGTGGCTGAGACACCCTTTTTAGGCTTAGTTTGAGACAAGTACAAAAAACATCCCTTTGGTTATGCTTGATTAGGCCACGTAACTGAAATGTACAAAGAGCTTACCTGTCTACCTATAGTATAGTGTTCATATTAGAATTATGAAGCAGAGAATGAAGTATTTAAACATACCACATGCTACACTAGTCAAGAaacataaaagaggaaaaaagtgtgCTCTAGAAACTGCCTTACCGGCAGCCTGAAGAGTTTAATATACAAAAGCACACAAATCTGCCATAAACATTATCTTTCCAGCTTCAAACCTCTGTTCTACATAAAAAAaggtttcaatttattttttggtcCCAGAAATACTATACAAAACCAAGTAATCAAGACAAAACTGACGTCCATAAaattttaggttttctttttttttaaagcaaaataattttgaattggCACAGCAAAAGCAAAGTTGTATATCAAGATACACAAGACTAATCATGCAAATCAGACTCACAACTGCAAGTGAGAGGTATTACTTAAACACTAAGCTCATGACTGACATTCTCAATATGTACAccgggctttttttctttttttaaaccatggtGGGGTGGGTATACTCAAAGGGTATCCATTCCAAGATCTAAGCAGCCTCACTTAAAGTTATATACAGTTCTTACTTTTTGATATAGTCAattcccctcttttccttctacaaaacaaaagcaacaacaacaaaaaaggtttGCTTAAATACATGTTAAGCTGCCTTGTTAAAGCTGTATTTTTAACTGCTTAAATTGTCAAATGCAATCTTCAGTTttcattaaaaaggaaatttctttCCCAAAGAGCCATTGCAGGCTGGTCATCATAATCAGAACCTTTCCAAATGCTGAGGGATGTTATTTCTAGTTTAAAATTTCAGAATGTCAGCCTTGAACAGATTTAAGCAAATCTGGTTTCCTTCCTTATTAACAAGTTAGTTAGGATATTTTAGAAACACAAGTTATCGATGTGAAATCACACATGTGAATTCAAATATGAAAATTAGGAATTCAGTGGTCAGGAACCCTGCACACATGATCATGCAAGGAAGGACTTACCCTCTCTTTCCAGCCATGGCCTAGGCTGCCTGCCGAGTTAAAAAACAACAGTTTCAATCACGTTTTCAAAACCAGATTATACCTAAATCTTATGAGTTATGGCTTCTGCTACATCATGTGAAAAAAAGACAACCCTACAAGTAACTTGGTAATGACTATCTCAGAAGACATctctgagaccaaaaaaaaaaaaaagcaattaaaaaaacctGACATCACACCCTCCTGGAAAGAAACTGGTACCTTAGTGAGCTACTAAATTATTTAACACCATCAAGAAAAGGAAGTTTGCTAATATAGTCTAtcagagagaaatgagaaagccATTTAATGAGCTTTTCTGTCTTGCACAGACCTCTCACAACTAATCAGCAATTCTCAGAATCtaataacttttattaaaatagctaaaaataaatggaaattaagGAAATGGTAGAGATGGGGTAGGATAATATATCCTCATATAGAAATAGACTTGCAGTTTCCTATCCCTACCCTGGactaaattaaatgtatttaaagtaGATTtccaacacattttaaaaaaatgttcttaggCAAGGATACCAATTTAGAAATTTCAGATAATTTCTTAGTATAGAGTCCAAGGGCTAAGCATTAATAGTCCTACAGCACACTGAGAGCCCAAATTCCTGattgtactttttcttttgatgtttgaTCCAACTGCTAAGAACTATAATGAActaactggggaaaaaaatcactgcacTTGGAATTTACCTTCTAGAATAGTATTCCAGAATGTCCAAGAAGGTAGAAACATtctgaaagaaacaagaaaagtataCTGGACCCCACACTTCAAACCACTAGAGCAGGAGTTTCCTACATTAACTGAACGCTAAAGGTCAACCTATGTGATAATTTGCATACTGCCTGGGCACAGGTGAGATCAGAAGAATgcattagaataaataaaagataaccaCAGAGATCAATTTTTAAGAGCCGTAATTATGTGCCCAAATGTTGTAGTCTAGGCTCAGGCAAAGTTTCAATGAAGGTCTAGGGCAAATGgacaaaatattataataatccAGGTTGAGAAATAATAAGGCTTCTCTTTAGCAACATTTCCCTAAACtgttacttccttccttcctattttGAAAAGTTTGTTTTAGAAAGGAATGATGAGGATTCCATATAATATGCATTagagtaaaatttaaaactaaaggtGTTGAGTGTCGATTATCATTGGCATTATTTACACTCAGTAACTTATCTTCAAATATCTCCTGAAAAAAgcgttttaaaatttttcaatgcCTTTGATTTCTTACTCTAGACTAGTAATATTTTTCTGCTTAGAGAAACAAATTTCAAAGATATAACTTCCTCTGTAATCAATTCATCAGCTAAAGATCAGTACTCTTGCTAACCACCATTATCTCAAAGTGATGGCGTGAAGTTTACAACAGAGatgctgaagaaatgaaaaatattccacAAATGCCAATCACAAATTTCTCATCAGTCATGTCTTCTAGAAATAAACAAGATAGTATTTCAAGATAAACAAAGACAACAAAATAGCGATGCAAACATTGTGAAATCATCTTGCTAAAACATTGTGCTTTTTCCTTCAGACTTCAATCTCACTATTGCACATTCCTCCTATAGATGAGGGCTCAATGCATGTATTCTGATCTTGTCAAAACCAaccattcaggaaaaaaaatgaaaaagattatcAAAATACATGTGCAAATAAAATCGGTGCTTAAAGCATGTTCAAAACATAAGTCCCTAAAACAACGAAGATATAAACTGTTGGCAGAAGAACAACCAAGTAACTACACCTGGTTTTCCATTTATCTTTAATAAGATCTTATTTTGCCAACATACACACAAACCAACAACAGATAAAGACtgcaaactaacaaaaattaccACGTACTGAATTGATTTTCCCATTCTTCAGTTTTTAACTGTATTTCCTTTATATGGGGTGATAATCCATTCATGTAGAAAATAAGTTATTGACCTACATTTTCAAGTAACAGTCTGGGTATCTTCGGCCTCATGAAAAGGTCTGTTTTAAGCTGCATGCATCAAAGAACCTAGCATTCTATCTGAGAGCTTGGCACTCGCCGCATGTTTAGGGCATGTCGATGTATTTCTTGCATCTGTCTGATCCTGTCCTTCTGCCACATTAAGTTTTGAGGCATAGGATATCTCTGAGTGCCATGCAAGTACCGGTATGGGATTCTCACGTGGCAGGCAGTGGCTCGACAACGGGGTTGTGGCATGGGAGGAAGAAGCATCCACCGCTTTCTCTCAGCACAGTATCGGTAGGCTTCTTTCCTATACTGTTTGTCAATATCATCACTGTTTTTCCAGCCTCCAATAATGAAAACGTCATCTTTGTAATAGCAAATGGCCGCTCCTTCAATGCTTAGGACTTCCGGGGGTAAACTTTCAAGGATCTCATCGGAAACCTGGTTGGCGATTTTTCGTATCgcttcttcattttctaaagaatAACTCTTGGGGCAGCATGAGGCTGTCTGATAAAAGTTTGAGTTGACCACAGACATTTGGAAAAAGCAGTAATTGTCAATAAGCGGCAAAGATTCCACATCTTG from Bos mutus isolate GX-2022 chromosome 19, NWIPB_WYAK_1.1, whole genome shotgun sequence encodes:
- the KLHL10 gene encoding kelch-like protein 10, with amino-acid sequence MEMESAAASTRFHQPHMERKMSAMTCEIFNELRLEGKLCDVVIKVNGFEFNAHKNILCSCSSYFRALFTSGWNNTEKKVYNIPGISPDMMKLIIEYAYTRTVPITPDNVEKLLAAADQFNIMGIVRGCCEFLKSELCLDNCIGICKFTDYYYCPELRQKAYMFILHNFEEMVKVSAEFLELSVTELKDIIEKDELNVKQEDAVFEAILKWISHDPQNRKQHISVLLPKVRLALMHAEYFMNNVKMNDYVKDSEECKPVIINALKAMYDLNMNGPSNSDFTNPLTRPRLPYAILFAIGGWSGGSPTNAIEAYDARADRWVNVTCEEESPRAYHGAAYLKGYVYIIGGFDSVDYFNSVKRFDPVKKTWHQVAPMHSRRCYVSVTVLSNFIYAMGGFDGYVRLNTAERYEPETNQWTLIAPMHEQRSDASATTLYGKVYICGGFNGNECLFTAEVYNAESNQWTVIAPMRSRRSGIGVIAYGEHVYAVGGFDGANRLRSAEAYSPVANTWRTIPTMFNPRSNFGIEVVDDLLFVVGGFNGFTTTFNVECYDEKTDEWYDAHDMSIYRSALSCCVVPGLANVGEYAARRDNFTGLALRDEVKYSASTSTLPV